The proteins below are encoded in one region of Flavobacterium nackdongense:
- a CDS encoding porin family protein: protein MNLKNIFDLHMSTKLPAISFLLPLRGLGGFWLLLLLVQVSFAQKKDSKKDENIGTEVVNVVKPYTPTISDAFKVSETPVLDDAENTKKEIIKYNIFSFPVASTFTPSKGKAEGVEKEKSTHLFNNYATFGVGNYTTLNAELFVNQELNNNDYVGGMFRHLSSQGGIKEVELNDSFYDTSIDLTYGVREKDLSWNVDLGLQNQIYNWYGLPADFGSALAPSDRAILIDGINPNHSYNNLYLGSKIELEGSFIKEASAKFNHFSDNYGSSENRFYVKPSFEFNISDKAIKTNVIVDYLGGSFEKDYSNTNAIKYGFTNFGIAPSFVMNEDDWTINIGAALFYSLGTKNSSNTIYVYPQVNASLKVVGDLMIFYAGAEGNLEQNTYSDFVNANPYLSPTLDIKPTDKQFDAFAGLKGKLTNTISYNLRASYVAEKDKALFKSNDYTVNNSNEDYAFGNSLKVVYDDVKTISFYGELKADISEDVAFGIDGTFSSYTTDFQREAWNLPAIKLNAKVDFNITEKWYAGANVFFVGERKDQKINMDIVYIVVPDLVPTTLDSYFDINAHLGYQYNDQFSAFLRANNIANQAYQKWMNYPVQGFQVVLGANYKFDF from the coding sequence ATGAATTTAAAGAACATATTTGATTTACATATGAGTACCAAGTTACCCGCAATATCTTTTTTGCTCCCCCTTCGGGGGCTGGGGGGCTTTTGGCTTTTACTTTTACTAGTCCAGGTTTCATTTGCCCAAAAAAAAGATTCTAAAAAGGACGAAAACATTGGAACAGAAGTTGTGAATGTCGTGAAACCATACACGCCAACTATTTCGGATGCTTTTAAAGTCAGCGAGACTCCTGTGCTTGATGATGCTGAAAACACCAAAAAAGAAATTATTAAATATAATATTTTCTCTTTTCCGGTAGCTTCGACTTTTACACCTTCCAAAGGGAAAGCTGAAGGAGTTGAGAAAGAAAAATCAACCCATTTGTTCAACAATTACGCCACCTTTGGGGTTGGAAATTACACCACTTTGAATGCCGAATTATTCGTCAATCAAGAACTCAATAACAATGATTATGTGGGTGGAATGTTTCGCCATCTTTCGTCGCAAGGAGGCATTAAAGAGGTAGAATTGAATGATTCCTTTTATGATACTTCTATTGATTTGACTTATGGAGTTCGCGAGAAGGATTTGTCTTGGAATGTCGATTTGGGTCTCCAAAATCAAATCTATAATTGGTATGGTTTACCAGCCGATTTTGGTAGTGCTTTAGCGCCAAGCGACAGAGCTATTTTGATAGATGGAATCAATCCAAACCACAGTTACAACAACTTGTATTTAGGTAGCAAAATAGAACTTGAAGGAAGTTTTATTAAAGAAGCGAGTGCCAAATTCAATCATTTTTCGGATAATTATGGTTCTTCAGAAAACCGATTTTATGTGAAGCCTTCTTTCGAATTCAATATCAGTGACAAAGCCATAAAAACAAATGTGATTGTCGATTATTTAGGAGGAAGTTTCGAGAAAGATTATTCGAACACCAACGCAATAAAATATGGTTTTACCAATTTTGGAATTGCGCCAAGTTTTGTGATGAATGAAGACGATTGGACTATAAATATTGGCGCGGCCTTATTTTATAGTTTGGGTACTAAAAACAGCAGCAATACTATTTATGTTTATCCGCAAGTCAATGCCTCGTTGAAAGTCGTTGGCGATTTGATGATTTTCTACGCTGGAGCCGAAGGGAATTTGGAGCAAAACACCTATTCAGATTTTGTAAATGCAAATCCTTATTTGTCACCAACATTAGACATCAAGCCAACAGATAAACAATTTGATGCTTTTGCAGGTTTGAAAGGGAAGTTGACTAATACCATAAGTTATAATCTTCGCGCTTCTTATGTAGCCGAAAAAGATAAAGCCTTGTTCAAAAGCAATGATTATACGGTAAATAATTCCAATGAAGATTATGCTTTTGGGAATTCTTTAAAAGTGGTTTACGATGATGTAAAAACCATTAGTTTTTACGGCGAATTAAAAGCCGATATTTCTGAGGATGTGGCTTTTGGCATCGACGGAACTTTTAGTAGTTATACTACCGATTTTCAAAGGGAAGCTTGGAATTTACCAGCCATAAAATTGAACGCCAAAGTCGATTTCAATATTACTGAAAAATGGTATGCGGGAGCTAATGTGTTCTTTGTGGGAGAACGAAAAGATCAAAAAATAAATATGGATATTGTTTATATTGTGGTTCCGGATTTAGTACCTACGACTTTAGATAGTTATTTTGATATCAATGCCCATTTGGGATACCAATACAACGATCAATTTTCAGCATTTTTAAGAGCCAATAATATTGCAAACCAAGCCTATCAAAAATGGATGAATTATCCCGTTCAAGGATTTCAAGTAGTTTTGGGAGCGAATTATAAATTTGATTTTTAA
- a CDS encoding Asp-tRNA(Asn)/Glu-tRNA(Gln) amidotransferase subunit GatC, with protein sequence MSKTMTVDILSSIKGAQPSESVNQLFEVIKNAIPSNATTANAVNSNCVSVNDLREDVVVESSAIERQLIIENFPNKKNGFLVVAKVIEG encoded by the coding sequence ATGAGCAAAACAATGACAGTCGACATCTTGTCGAGTATTAAAGGAGCACAGCCCTCTGAGAGCGTGAACCAATTATTTGAGGTGATTAAAAATGCAATTCCATCAAATGCTACTACTGCCAATGCTGTCAATTCCAATTGTGTGTCTGTAAATGATTTAAGAGAAGATGTGGTGGTGGAAAGCTCAGCAATTGAGCGTCAACTCATCATCGAAAACTTCCCGAACAAGAAAAATGGTTTTTTAGTCGTTGCAAAAGTGATAGAAGGATAA
- a CDS encoding amidase, giving the protein MESQIKKIHQQLVSKQITCTTLIQEKLDLLKQNTFNSVNSLLDTLALELAAKVDAKIANGETIGLLEGIPFGIKDVYMVQGTYTTASSDLLKNYRSPYTATAIQKLLDAGAIPLVKENCDSFGHGSSSENTIFGAVKNAINPDLVAGGSSGGSAVNVAKDYTVFSIGGDTGGSIRQPAGYNHIYGFKPTYGRISRYGLMAYASSTDCVGPLAKSIEDIRIVLNVMSGKDPKDQTSIASSQISEEAIATSIVKTVGYFKNFIESEAIDTQVKADFLASIEKIKAKGIAVKELDFFKSDILVSTYYTLAMAETASNLSRLDGTNYGNRIEAENLIETYAVTRSENFSEETKRRIVGGNQVLSQGFSDEIYLKGLAVRDQISENFSKDFKEVDIVLSPVTPSTPPKIGDSLKDPLAMYLSDAYTVGFSLGQLPTLTVPQGTSTGLQITAAKNNDELVLQFANFLKDTI; this is encoded by the coding sequence ATGGAATCTCAAATAAAAAAAATACACCAACAATTGGTGTCAAAACAAATTACTTGTACCACTTTGATACAAGAAAAGTTAGACTTGCTAAAACAAAATACCTTTAACTCTGTAAACTCTTTGTTAGACACTTTGGCGTTAGAATTAGCGGCTAAAGTCGATGCGAAAATTGCAAATGGAGAAACGATAGGTTTGTTAGAAGGGATTCCTTTTGGGATTAAAGATGTCTATATGGTGCAGGGAACTTACACTACGGCAAGTTCTGATTTATTGAAAAATTATAGATCACCTTACACCGCCACTGCCATTCAAAAATTGTTGGATGCAGGTGCCATCCCCTTGGTTAAAGAAAACTGCGATAGTTTTGGTCACGGGTCATCCAGTGAAAACACCATTTTTGGCGCTGTAAAAAATGCGATAAATCCTGACTTAGTAGCGGGAGGATCAAGCGGTGGATCGGCTGTTAATGTTGCTAAAGACTACACCGTGTTTTCTATTGGTGGAGATACGGGAGGTTCGATTCGTCAGCCTGCTGGGTACAATCATATTTATGGTTTTAAACCAACTTACGGTAGAATTTCTCGATATGGATTGATGGCTTATGCGTCTTCTACTGATTGTGTTGGACCATTGGCAAAATCTATCGAAGATATTCGAATTGTGTTAAATGTAATGAGTGGAAAAGATCCAAAAGATCAAACCTCCATCGCTTCATCACAAATCAGTGAAGAAGCAATTGCAACTTCCATAGTAAAAACTGTTGGTTATTTCAAGAATTTTATCGAAAGCGAGGCGATAGATACTCAAGTAAAAGCTGATTTCTTGGCCAGTATCGAAAAGATAAAAGCCAAAGGCATTGCTGTAAAAGAATTGGATTTCTTTAAATCGGACATTTTAGTTTCAACTTACTATACGCTAGCAATGGCGGAAACGGCTTCGAATTTATCTCGTCTAGACGGAACCAATTACGGAAACCGAATTGAAGCGGAAAATTTAATAGAAACCTATGCGGTGACTCGTTCTGAAAACTTTTCAGAAGAAACAAAACGCAGAATTGTGGGTGGAAACCAAGTATTGTCGCAAGGTTTCTCCGATGAAATATATTTAAAAGGATTGGCTGTTAGAGATCAGATTTCTGAAAATTTCAGTAAAGATTTCAAGGAAGTCGATATTGTTTTATCGCCAGTTACGCCAAGTACTCCACCTAAAATTGGAGACAGTTTAAAAGATCCTTTGGCGATGTATTTGTCGGATGCTTATACGGTTGGTTTTAGTTTAGGGCAATTACCCACTTTGACCGTGCCACAAGGAACGAGCACCGGATTGCAAATTACGGCAGCAAAAAATAATGATGAATTAGTGTTGCAATTCGCAAACTTTTTAAAAGATACAATATAA
- the gatB/aspS gene encoding bifunctional amidotransferase subunit GatB/aspartate--tRNA ligase AspS, giving the protein MELEQLTAALKAHDLELVIGLETHVRLNTKTKLFCSCPNQEIETPNENICSVCTGQMGVLLALNKEAITKAIYFGKAVDSSFSNEIISWDRKHYEYPDNPKNIQITQFHNPIIPDGHVSCYRNDGTQFTVNLTQVHIEEDAAKLMHEKKISLVDFNKAGVPLIEIVTEPCIRNIEDASTYAQYIQRIVQNLGISEANLEKGEFKSDVSVSLRKKHSYELNPRTEIKNLNSFKFMVEALKEEVEKQFNYFVENAAFRPDQTTVLWDADLKQTKTMRKKEFEADYRFISEPDLPFVNIKAEIEAIKVDTSALPYAVESILINGGVLPQDAKFFTADKLRSQTFVEINNEIKDPSFVAKTLANNIKAEDYAKINSIGQLTDIFKLFKAEKITAVLVQNAITGYLKDRTFDYNKYFEENTISEDTIQEVIAKVLSENEAVANDIKAGDQGKAGILVGKVLAIIGKGANGKVIRQTIIDALGAAAISDKKNSFEKTATEAVVEDKETQEESLPEIPIIIKDTYRTHKISQLSEESIQEEVVLSGWVASVRDHGELMFIDLRDSSYEIFQVRISRESFPNIDELVKLKPESVISVKGIVVGRNEDDFNAGLRTGQIELETSVLEILNLSKTLPFEIKRAAKTNEAMRFQYKFLDHRNEEVRRAIVNRHKVIKLLRDILDEEEFLEIETPILSAGTDEGAREFIVPTRKQAGFFYTLPQAPQQFKQMLMVSGYEKYFQVARCFRDEDSRGDRQPEFTQLDMEMAYASMQQIIDLNTKLFNEVVKKVYGNKWILRPFEVITYKDAMDFYGCDRPDLRYGLKMQDITDIVKETTFQVFSKPIEEGGIVKCIKVSAKEQGNKRMSKGQIENLTAIAQQHGLGGLAYIIVNEDELQSPIIKFLGEDIAAGIIKATNAQVGDIVFFSAADYATANKALDAVRQELGRILHLINPKELCPAWVVDFPMFERTDEGRWTFTHNPFSMPAVYDLEKHMKGDDNEIGTIIAQQYDIILNGYEIGGGSVRAHKSEILEATYRNMGYNKEEMIKSVGTMYKAFQYGAPPHGGIAWGIDRLMMILEKKASIREVMAFPKTGSSEDLLFGAPSHLSDKKVEEMNVRIMRK; this is encoded by the coding sequence ATGGAATTGGAGCAATTAACTGCGGCCTTAAAAGCCCACGATTTAGAATTGGTAATTGGACTGGAAACACACGTTCGATTGAATACCAAAACCAAGTTGTTTTGTTCTTGTCCCAACCAAGAAATAGAAACACCTAACGAAAATATATGTTCCGTTTGTACGGGACAAATGGGCGTTTTGCTTGCCTTGAATAAAGAAGCAATCACAAAAGCAATTTATTTTGGAAAAGCGGTGGATTCGTCTTTCAGTAATGAAATTATCTCTTGGGATAGAAAGCATTACGAATACCCGGATAACCCGAAAAATATTCAAATCACGCAATTTCACAATCCGATAATTCCAGACGGACACGTGTCTTGTTACCGAAATGACGGTACGCAGTTTACCGTGAATTTAACTCAGGTTCATATCGAGGAAGATGCTGCGAAATTGATGCACGAAAAGAAAATTTCGCTAGTCGATTTTAACAAAGCAGGTGTTCCGTTGATTGAAATTGTTACGGAGCCTTGCATCAGAAATATCGAAGATGCTTCAACTTATGCGCAATACATTCAGCGTATTGTTCAAAACTTGGGAATCTCGGAAGCGAATTTGGAAAAAGGAGAATTCAAATCGGATGTTTCGGTGTCTTTGCGCAAAAAACATTCTTACGAATTGAATCCAAGAACCGAAATCAAAAACTTGAACTCGTTTAAGTTTATGGTGGAGGCTTTGAAAGAAGAAGTGGAGAAGCAATTCAATTATTTTGTTGAAAATGCTGCTTTTAGACCAGATCAAACGACAGTTTTATGGGATGCCGATTTGAAGCAGACCAAAACAATGCGTAAAAAGGAATTCGAAGCGGATTACCGTTTTATTTCGGAACCGGATTTGCCATTTGTAAATATCAAAGCGGAGATTGAAGCCATCAAAGTCGATACAAGTGCTTTGCCTTATGCTGTCGAATCTATTTTGATTAACGGTGGTGTTTTGCCGCAAGATGCTAAATTTTTTACGGCCGATAAATTGCGTTCGCAAACCTTTGTGGAAATCAATAACGAAATCAAAGATCCTTCATTTGTTGCAAAAACTTTGGCAAACAATATAAAGGCTGAAGATTACGCCAAAATAAATAGTATTGGTCAATTAACTGATATTTTTAAACTTTTTAAAGCAGAGAAAATCACGGCGGTTTTAGTTCAAAATGCAATTACAGGCTATTTGAAAGATCGAACTTTTGACTACAACAAGTATTTTGAAGAAAATACCATTTCAGAAGATACAATACAAGAAGTTATTGCTAAAGTGCTTTCAGAAAATGAGGCGGTTGCCAATGATATCAAAGCCGGTGATCAAGGGAAAGCAGGTATTTTAGTGGGTAAAGTTTTAGCTATTATCGGAAAAGGAGCCAATGGAAAAGTAATCCGTCAAACGATTATTGATGCTTTAGGCGCTGCAGCTATTTCAGATAAAAAGAATTCATTTGAAAAAACTGCAACCGAAGCAGTGGTCGAGGATAAAGAGACGCAAGAAGAATCCCTTCCTGAAATTCCAATTATCATAAAAGACACCTACAGAACACATAAAATTTCACAATTATCAGAAGAAAGCATCCAAGAAGAAGTGGTTTTGTCGGGTTGGGTTGCGAGTGTTCGTGATCACGGCGAATTGATGTTTATCGATTTGCGTGATTCCAGTTATGAGATTTTTCAAGTGCGAATTAGCAGGGAATCATTTCCTAATATTGATGAGTTGGTGAAATTGAAACCAGAATCAGTGATTTCGGTAAAAGGGATCGTTGTTGGTCGAAATGAAGATGATTTTAATGCAGGTTTGAGGACCGGTCAGATAGAATTGGAAACTTCGGTTTTGGAGATTTTAAACTTATCGAAAACCTTGCCTTTTGAAATCAAGAGAGCAGCGAAAACGAACGAAGCTATGCGTTTTCAATACAAGTTCTTAGATCATAGAAATGAGGAAGTACGAAGAGCAATTGTCAACCGTCATAAAGTCATTAAATTGTTGCGTGACATTTTGGATGAAGAAGAATTTTTAGAAATTGAAACCCCAATTCTTAGTGCAGGAACCGATGAAGGAGCAAGAGAATTTATAGTTCCAACACGCAAACAAGCCGGTTTCTTTTATACCTTGCCACAAGCGCCACAGCAGTTCAAGCAGATGTTGATGGTGAGTGGTTATGAAAAGTATTTCCAAGTGGCACGTTGCTTTAGAGATGAAGATTCTCGTGGAGACCGTCAGCCCGAGTTTACGCAATTGGATATGGAAATGGCTTACGCTAGTATGCAGCAAATTATCGATTTGAACACCAAATTGTTTAATGAAGTAGTCAAAAAAGTATATGGCAACAAATGGATTTTACGTCCCTTTGAAGTGATTACATATAAAGATGCAATGGATTTCTACGGTTGCGACCGACCTGATTTGCGTTACGGCTTGAAAATGCAAGACATTACCGATATTGTAAAAGAGACTACGTTCCAAGTTTTCTCTAAACCAATTGAAGAGGGTGGAATTGTAAAATGCATCAAGGTATCGGCCAAAGAGCAAGGAAACAAGCGAATGTCTAAAGGCCAAATCGAGAACCTTACCGCGATTGCGCAACAGCACGGATTGGGAGGATTGGCTTATATTATTGTCAATGAAGACGAATTGCAATCGCCAATTATTAAATTTTTAGGCGAAGATATTGCGGCAGGAATTATCAAGGCTACCAATGCGCAAGTGGGTGATATTGTATTCTTTTCAGCGGCGGATTACGCCACTGCCAATAAAGCTTTGGATGCGGTTCGTCAGGAATTGGGCAGAATATTGCACTTAATCAATCCGAAGGAATTATGTCCGGCTTGGGTAGTTGATTTTCCAATGTTCGAAAGAACTGACGAAGGAAGATGGACATTTACACACAATCCATTCTCAATGCCTGCGGTTTACGACTTAGAAAAGCATATGAAGGGCGATGATAATGAAATCGGAACTATCATTGCGCAACAATACGACATCATCTTAAACGGTTACGAAATAGGCGGAGGATCGGTTCGGGCACATAAATCGGAGATTCTGGAAGCGACGTATAGAAATATGGGTTACAACAAAGAAGAGATGATAAAAAGCGTAGGAACGATGTACAAAGCATTTCAATACGGCGCACCGCCTCACGGAGGAATTGCTTGGGGAATCGATCGGTTGATGATGATTTTGGAGAAAAAAGCATCTATTCGTGAAGTAATGGCATTTCCTAAGACTGGTTCAAGCGAAGATTTATTATTTGGCGCACCGTCTCATTTGTCAGATAAAAAGGTAGAAGAAATGAATGTGAGGATAATGAGAAAATAA
- the gyrB gene encoding DNA topoisomerase (ATP-hydrolyzing) subunit B has protein sequence MSEEINKNNYSADSIQALEGMEHVRMRPSMYIGDVGVRGLHHLVYEVVDNSIDEAMGGHCDTIGVAINEDGSITVEDNGRGIPVGIHKKEGVSALEVVMTKIGAGGKFDKDSYKVSGGLHGVGVSCVNALSAHLRATVHSSDGKVYEQEYERGKALYPVKQIGETTKRGTIVTFYPDPIIFTQTTEYSYDTLSARMRELSFLNKGITITFTDKRELDKDGNFVSEIFHSTEGLKEYIRYLDGNREPIIAHVISMDHEKGEIPVEVALIYNTSYSENIFSYVNNINTHEGGTHLQGFRTGLTRSLKKYADSSGMLDKLKFDISGDDFREGLTAIISVKVAEPQFEGQTKTKLGNREVVSPVSQAVSEMIENYLEENPNDARIIVQKVILAAQARHAAKKAREMVQRKTVMGGGGLPGKLSDCSEQDPEKCEVYLVEGDSAGGTAKQGRDRAFQAILPLRGKILNVEKAMHHKVFENEEIRNIFTALGVTVGTEEDSKALNISKLRYHKVIIMCDADVDGSHISTLILTFFFRFMKELIEEGHVYIAAPPLYLVKKGNKKEYAWTEDQRDQANARMGGSAAIQRYKGLGEMNAEQLWETTMNPEFRTLRQVNIDSLVEADRVFSMLMGDEVPPRRDFIEKNAVYANIDA, from the coding sequence ATGAGCGAAGAAATTAACAAGAACAATTATTCAGCAGATAGTATTCAGGCATTAGAAGGAATGGAGCACGTAAGAATGCGTCCATCAATGTACATTGGAGATGTAGGAGTTCGAGGACTGCATCATTTGGTTTATGAGGTAGTCGATAACTCTATCGATGAAGCGATGGGCGGTCACTGTGACACTATCGGCGTGGCTATAAATGAAGATGGTTCTATTACAGTTGAGGATAATGGACGTGGTATTCCAGTAGGGATTCACAAGAAAGAAGGGGTTTCTGCGCTAGAAGTTGTAATGACTAAAATTGGTGCTGGAGGTAAATTTGATAAAGATTCATATAAAGTTTCAGGGGGATTGCACGGTGTTGGAGTTTCGTGTGTAAATGCTTTGTCTGCTCATCTTAGAGCAACCGTTCACAGTAGTGACGGGAAAGTGTACGAGCAGGAATACGAAAGAGGAAAAGCATTGTACCCAGTTAAACAAATTGGTGAAACAACCAAAAGAGGTACGATTGTAACTTTTTATCCAGACCCAATTATATTCACCCAAACAACTGAATATTCATACGATACGCTTTCCGCTCGTATGCGTGAATTGTCCTTTTTAAATAAAGGAATTACCATAACATTCACCGATAAAAGAGAACTTGATAAAGACGGAAATTTTGTTTCCGAAATATTCCATTCTACCGAAGGGTTAAAAGAATACATTCGGTACTTAGATGGAAACAGAGAGCCGATTATTGCCCATGTGATTTCTATGGATCACGAAAAAGGGGAGATTCCTGTTGAGGTGGCTTTGATTTATAATACCAGTTATTCAGAGAATATTTTTTCTTATGTAAATAATATCAATACCCACGAAGGTGGAACACATCTACAAGGTTTTAGGACAGGTTTAACTCGTTCGTTGAAGAAATATGCCGATTCTTCAGGAATGTTGGACAAGCTAAAGTTTGATATTTCTGGGGATGATTTCCGTGAAGGTCTTACGGCTATTATTTCGGTGAAAGTTGCCGAGCCTCAATTTGAAGGACAAACCAAAACTAAATTAGGAAATAGAGAAGTAGTATCACCGGTAAGTCAAGCGGTGAGTGAAATGATTGAAAATTATTTGGAAGAAAATCCAAATGATGCTCGAATCATTGTACAAAAAGTAATTTTGGCCGCTCAAGCCCGCCACGCTGCTAAAAAAGCACGTGAAATGGTACAACGCAAAACCGTAATGGGTGGCGGAGGATTGCCAGGAAAGCTTTCGGATTGTTCTGAACAAGATCCTGAAAAATGTGAAGTATATCTTGTCGAGGGAGATTCGGCAGGTGGAACGGCCAAGCAAGGTCGTGATCGTGCTTTTCAAGCTATTTTGCCTTTGAGAGGTAAGATTTTGAATGTTGAAAAAGCAATGCATCACAAAGTTTTCGAAAACGAAGAAATCCGAAATATATTTACAGCACTCGGCGTAACCGTTGGCACAGAAGAAGATTCTAAAGCCTTGAATATTTCAAAATTGCGTTACCATAAAGTAATCATTATGTGTGATGCCGATGTCGATGGAAGTCACATTTCTACTTTGATTTTGACATTCTTCTTCCGTTTTATGAAAGAATTGATCGAAGAAGGACATGTGTATATCGCAGCTCCTCCTTTATATTTAGTGAAGAAAGGAAATAAAAAAGAGTATGCTTGGACAGAAGATCAACGAGATCAAGCCAACGCTAGAATGGGCGGAAGCGCGGCGATTCAGCGTTATAAAGGTCTTGGAGAGATGAATGCAGAGCAATTGTGGGAAACTACAATGAACCCTGAATTTAGAACTTTGCGCCAAGTAAATATTGATAGCCTTGTCGAGGCAGATCGCGTTTTCTCGATGTTGATGGGCGATGAGGTTCCGCCACGAAGAGATTTTATCGAGAAAAATGCTGTTTACGCTAATATTGATGCGTAA
- the mdh gene encoding malate dehydrogenase: protein MKVTVVGAGNVGASCADVISYRGIASEVVLLDIREGFAEGKAMDLMQCATNTGFNTVITGVTNDYAKTANSDVVVITSGIPRKPGMTREELIGINAGIVKSVADNVLTHSPNAIIVVVSNPMDTMTYLTLKATGLPKNRVIGMGGALDSSRFRYYLSKALDKPSNDVSAMVIGGHGDTTMIPLTRLASYNGIPVSQFLSEEELAKVASATMVGGATLTGLLGTSAWYAPGASVAYLVDSILNDQKKMIACSVMLDGEYGQDDICIGVPCIIGKNGVEQILDINLSDSEKEAFAKSADAVRNMNGDLSSILG, encoded by the coding sequence ATGAAAGTTACAGTAGTAGGAGCGGGAAATGTAGGAGCATCTTGCGCAGATGTGATTTCTTATAGAGGAATTGCAAGTGAAGTAGTATTATTAGATATTAGAGAAGGTTTTGCAGAAGGTAAAGCTATGGATTTGATGCAATGCGCAACAAATACAGGTTTTAATACCGTAATCACTGGTGTTACCAACGATTATGCAAAAACAGCCAATAGTGATGTAGTGGTTATTACATCAGGAATTCCAAGAAAACCAGGAATGACAAGAGAAGAATTAATAGGAATCAACGCAGGAATCGTGAAATCGGTTGCTGATAACGTATTAACACATTCTCCAAACGCAATCATCGTGGTGGTTTCAAATCCAATGGATACGATGACGTATTTGACATTGAAAGCTACAGGTTTGCCAAAAAACAGAGTAATCGGTATGGGTGGAGCTTTAGATAGTTCTCGTTTTAGATACTATTTGTCAAAAGCTTTAGACAAGCCTTCAAATGATGTTTCGGCGATGGTTATTGGTGGTCACGGTGATACCACAATGATTCCATTGACAAGATTAGCGTCTTATAATGGTATTCCAGTATCTCAATTTTTATCAGAAGAAGAATTGGCTAAAGTAGCTTCGGCAACAATGGTTGGTGGTGCTACTCTTACAGGTTTGTTAGGAACTTCAGCTTGGTATGCGCCAGGAGCTTCAGTGGCGTATTTGGTAGATAGTATTTTGAATGACCAAAAGAAAATGATAGCTTGTTCTGTTATGCTTGATGGCGAGTACGGACAAGATGATATTTGTATTGGTGTTCCTTGTATCATTGGAAAAAATGGTGTGGAGCAAATACTGGATATTAATTTAAGCGATTCAGAAAAAGAGGCTTTTGCCAAAAGCGCCGATGCGGTTAGAAATATGAATGGCGACTTAAGTTCTATTTTAGGATAG